Proteins from a single region of Campylobacter sp. RM16704:
- a CDS encoding DnaJ domain-containing protein, with protein sequence MFSLKFEAQEYRICKHCSEFNPDKDAKFCIFCGKELYHVVRQKFDYIYSKNPAIIVAFLAKVAKVDNKIITQNLSKFISSLLDKIEMFYTKEYSGFRNTYASIFEYEKNQGRSISELCSNIRISKEEADFLICLLLDLIYYDKQMSANENTLMENIIIGLGLNLISFREIKIRYEQIYNFTHENTQQKQEKHQDEVKITLEQAYEILNSHPNDDFESIKKSYRKLAKEYHYDNLHSKELPPELLKITQEMMKKINQAYEIIKQARGI encoded by the coding sequence TTGTTTTCTTTAAAATTTGAAGCTCAAGAATATAGAATTTGCAAACACTGCTCAGAATTTAATCCTGATAAAGACGCTAAATTTTGTATATTTTGCGGAAAAGAATTATACCATGTTGTAAGACAAAAATTTGATTATATTTATAGTAAAAATCCTGCTATTATAGTTGCTTTTTTAGCAAAAGTTGCCAAAGTAGATAATAAAATCATTACTCAAAATTTATCTAAATTTATATCTTCTTTACTTGATAAGATAGAAATGTTTTATACTAAAGAGTATAGTGGCTTTAGAAATACTTATGCAAGTATTTTTGAGTATGAGAAAAATCAAGGCAGAAGCATTAGTGAGCTTTGCTCTAATATACGTATAAGCAAGGAAGAAGCGGATTTTCTTATATGTTTATTGCTTGATCTAATATATTATGATAAACAAATGAGTGCAAATGAAAACACCTTAATGGAAAATATCATCATAGGACTTGGGTTAAACCTCATAAGCTTTAGAGAAATAAAAATAAGATATGAGCAAATTTATAATTTCACACATGAAAACACTCAGCAAAAACAAGAAAAACACCAAGATGAAGTAAAAATCACCCTAGAACAAGCCTATGAAATTTTAAATTCTCATCCAAATGATGATTTTGAAAGTATAAAGAAAAGTTATAGAAAACTAGCTAAAGAATACCACTATGATAACCTTCATTCTAAAGAACTCCCACCTGAACTTTTAAAGATAACTCAAGAGATGATGAAAAAAATCAACCAAGCCTAT